CGCAATCCAGAACGTCTTGCTGTGCCACCTGAAGCGAAATGTTGTTGGTCGGTAAATTTTATGCACGATGCGTTAATGAGTGGGCAGAGGTTCCGAACTTTCAACGTCATCAATGACTTCAGTCGTGAATGCTTAGCTGCGGCCAGAGTATTACGGGTGCTGGATCGTATTGATGCGTGGCGAGGGATTCCTGAAAAGATCAGAATGGACCTTGGGCCAGAGCCAGTCTCTATGGCAATGATCGATAGGGCAGAATGGAAAGGTATACATCTGGAACACATTTACCACGGAAAGCCGACTCAGAATTCGTGCATCGAACGGTTCAACCGAACCTATAGCGCTGAAGTTCTATGTTTTTACTTGTTTTCAACTTTGAGGAAAGTCACAGAACAAACGGAACGGTGTCTAAAAGAATACAATAAAGAACTGCCTCATAAGCTCCTCGGCAATCTGACTCCTGCCAAATACCTTGAAGCCCTTTCTCCCTGCAAAATTTCTATTCACGGGTGGAACCAATCAAGGGAGATTTACAACACCACTACTGACACCAAAAAAGAAGTTAGAGATAGGCACAAAAAAAGCTCTTACAAGAAATCCTTGTAAGAGCTTTTTTATTTCTGGTACCCGGGGCCGGACTTGAACCGGCACGTCCTTGCGGACGAGAGATTTTAAGTCTCTTGTGTCTACCAATTCCACCACCCGGGCACAGAAAAGGTGAAGCCTTCTATACCGCTAAACGGAAAGTCGTCAACCTCATTAGGCAAATTTTTTCATTTTTTTTATTCATTATACACAAGTTCCGGATGAAATATCGATTCCAGACTCTTTCCATGCCCCGTTTGTAAACTGGTAAAGGCTAGACATTTCGAGATTTTTTTGAATAGCGTACAAACGAGCTACCGTCTGAGTCGGGAAAAATGGAACCACAGCATCGCAGATAGTATGCAACAGTCCTTCATCATAGTCAGTTAGAACAAATTGAATTCGCAACCCATCATCAAGAGCAAAAAAATCTAGATGCTCTGCTCCGCATGCATGTAGAGTCTCTGTTAGCTTTTCCTTAAGCTCATCTTCGCACTCTATCAGTTCTGCATAACTCAGTTCCGAATTGTACTGTACATATCCCAACACTTCGCAATCATATGTTGCCATCAGTGACTCCTGCTTAATGAAATACCAAAGCTATACAAGCCATCACAGACACATTATGTCAACTACCTATCTACACATCACAACTACAATGCATAAAAAAGCCCTATCCCAATATTTGGGATAGGGCTCTAAACAAATTACACTTTCAACTTATCGCATTTCGCTAATCAAACTATTCAAGCGCTCTGCAAGACTGGCAAGTTCTGTAACTGCACTTGCCGACTGTGTCATTGCCTGAGAAGTTTCAAATGATATCTTATTAATCTCGTCAGTTGCGCGTGAGACCTCTTCTGCAGCAGCAGACTGCTCTTCTGCAGCGGTAGCAATTACACGAACTTGATCTGCAGAATCATTTGCATACAATAAAATGCTGGAAAGCAACTCACCAGAACGCTGAGCCTGAGCCGAACTTCTTTCAACGGCTTCTACTGTACGCTGCGCTTCATCCATATTCTGCTGAGTAACCTTCTGGATAGACTTGATCGCTGTACCAACCCTATCTGTAGCGCTCATAGTATTTTCAGCAAGCTTACGCACCTCATCTGCAACCACTGCAAACCCGCGACCAGCATCTCCTGCACGAGCTGCCTCAATCGCTGCATTCAAAGCGAGCAGATTAGTTTGATCCGCAATATCGTTAATCACGTCCATAACCTCACCGATAGAAGTCACCTGCGCTGTCAGTTCTTCCATGCTTATCGTTAACTGATGTGAGATTGCGTTTACTGCGCCGATAGTTTCAAGAACATCCTGTACGGCTGAAGCACCATTCTGTGCAGTTACACGAGTCTGTTCCGAGTTCTCCGCGGCATGAGAGGCATTCTGTGCAACTTCCAAGACTGTTGCATTCATCTGATCCATTGACGTTGCTGTTTGTGAAGCACGTTCACGTTGAATATCAGCGCCCTTGCTCGACTGCTCAATCTGTGCAGACAATTCTTCCGCCGCAGAAGACAGCTGGCTGCTGATATCAACAGCACTTTCGGCAAGCTCACGCATTTTATTCTGTGCCTTTGTAATCTCTGTTTGGTCCACAATAATTTTAAGGGCACCGACAACTTCATTTTCAACACAAATAGGAATCGCAGAGAAACTTGCATGCGAGCCTTCACCATCAATAACAAGATCTGCCTCAGAAGACTCTTTTACTCTACTTTCAATAGTACGATTACAAACACAACGCTCTGTTCTGCAGTCAGTAGAGTGTAAAACATCAAAACACTTATTCCCTGCTGCATCCTGAGGCACGACACCTGCTCCAACATGCTCACCGAACTGATTCATGAACAAGATATTGGAATTCGTATCAACTGACATAAGAACCATAGGCATTGCATCGAGAAATTCCACAAACACATCACACAGAGCGTTCGTATTACGAATAATCTCATTGTAGCCACCATAAAACTGTCCGGCATCTCCTCGTTCGCGTAGATTACCACGGCTTACAGCCGCACTGACAGAATCAACTACCCCGGTAACTTCATGCAACGTCTGCGGAATAGCCCTGACTGCGGAAGCTAGCTGCCCTATTTCATCATTTTGTTCAATATTCAGGGATACACCAAAGTTACCACATGCAATCTGTTTGGAAAATTCAACAACCCGTCCCAACGGCTTCGTAATACTAACAGCAATAAGATACGCAAAGATTGCAACCAGCCCCCCTATTACCAACGAAACAATCCAGACATTTTTTTTCAGCAAGGCAACAGGAGTTGTAACTTCATCCTGATCAATCTCAGCAATAAGTGCCCATGTGGAGGAACCAAACTCCAAAGGAGAAAAAGCAGATAGTACTATTGAGCCGCTATAGCCTATAATCTCTTTTGTGCCGCTCTGTCCGGACAGTGCAAGTCTCGTCGCCTCTGTATCAACACCATTCTTTTCTACCGTGCCGGCAAAAGACGCAGCCACATTTCGGTTGTCAGGATCTAGATAAGTTCTGGAACGCATTCGATTGTCACTACCTACAATATAGCACTGACCTGTTTTCCCCATGCCTGCACGCTGCTTCATAATCTTATTTATTGAATCAAGAGGCATCTGGAGACCTACGACAAACTGAACTTCACCGTCCTGAACAACCGGTTGAGCCAAAAACGCATATGGCAAACCATTACTTGGCCCATACGGCGCAAAGTCGCTAATAACCGGCTGCCCTGTTTCCATTACTTTCCTGAAAACTTCTCCCAATTTAGTATTAGAGAATTCTCCAGTCTCAATGTTGGTATGATAGTCGGACTCACGTTGAACACTGTAGAAAATATATCCGTCCTTTTGAATCAAATATAAATCAGCAAACCCGCTCTCAGCAGCAAAATCTTTAAACAGGCTGGAACCACCGTCACTCTCGTTCGCCAACACCTCTTCGAGGTTGATCTTTACAACGACTGCCCATTTTACACCTGCAATATTCAACGGTTCTAAAAGAACCATACATAATGTTCCAAAGCTGTCGACAAACAATCCTTCTACGGGCTTACCAGTTTCCTGTGCAATCTGCAGATAGTCAGTGGACACAAGAGTACCGATGCCGAAATCACCGCCACCAAGAGTAACAAGGGTACTACGTAAAGAAGGCTTTCTGCCTTCAAGTGAAACAAAATACACCTCTCCTGAAGTACCAAGCCCTGTCCTTTCCTGCGCAATCAAATTCATTGCTGTTTCCGGAATAGCTACAGCAATGTATCCGCTTAATCCTCTTTGTGCATCAATGAGCCGAGTAATGATAAACGCAACAGGTCGCTCGCCTGCAGGAGTGTACACTTCAAAGTCAGCAAACTTAATGCGGTGAGATTTCGAGCTGATCTCTTTAAAAGCTTTCGCCAACTCTGTCCTCTTCAATCGCCCAGTCGTAAGACTTTCCCCAAGATCAGAATGTTTCTTGGAAGAGTAAACAATCTGCCCTTCAGGGCTGATAAGTAAAACATCCGCCCAGCCATTTTTTCTGCAAAGGTTCCGCATCCGCCAACCTGAAGAGGAATTAAGACTCCGCCACGCTTCCGAATCCTTAGCTCCGGCTCTGGAAAGCTGCGTAAACTCGTAGGTAATTCTATTAAGATCAGAGTCACGACCAAGCATGGTCAGTATTGAAGTCTGCTCGATAAAATATGCTTCAATTTCCTTCTTTCTTTGGCGTTCAATAATCTGCATCTTTTCGAAGGCAGATTCTTTTAAATGCCCAACAGTCCCCACAAGACCACGTAAAGAACTCTTCCACTCTTCTTGAATATCTAAAATCTCGAGTTTTTTTGACTCTGTTACTGTCTCCAACTGGGAATACGCTTGGTGCATTAATGCACTAGACGCACTATTCATCGATATTATTCCTACAACAAATAACGGCAACAGACCAACGGCAAGAAAATAGCCAATCAACTTTGGCTTCATTGAAATATTAGACAATAATTTCATGTCACTCCCCGAGATTTTATGAAAAAAATAAGCGCAACAATCAGTTATCATATCGACGTGACATTCATAACATTAGCTTTCAATTTATTTTAAATATTACTAAATAGATATTCCTTATCAAATAAAACTAGTACATTTTTACCACAGTAATCTTTGTAGTTAGCTTTCTTTTTCACTTTGAAGTCCTAACAGCATGCTAGTTTTTATCAGTCAAAAATTCTTAAGAATAATCTGTAATGTCTTCACATAAATGCAAAGTAAAGCCCATTAGCATCTAGCCCTGCGCATAGCCATCTGATACACACGTGCTCATGTCATCGATAGAAAAAAACACTCACAACTACGGAAAACTCGTCGTGCTCGGACTGGACGGACTTCCGCTATCTCTTGCAAAACGTCTCGCAGCCACAGGGCGTTTTCCGTCCCTTGCACGCCTCACAGCAGATGCAACAGAGATCAAGGCTGAACTGCCGGAATTATCCCCAGTAAACTGGACAAGCTTCTACACAGCAGCAGGTCCCGGAGAACATGGCGTATACGGGTTCACCCGAATTCACAGCCGTGGCTACACCATGGGGCTTTGCAATTTTGAACAACCGCAGCATCCTACTATCTTTGACAGACTTGCAGAAAAAGGACTCCGTTCCCGCAGCATAAACCTGCCGAACACATACCCTGCACGCCCAATAAACGGGATGCTCATATCCGGCTTTGTCGCAGAAGAGTTATCGCAGGCAGTCTACCCAAAGTTTTTACTGAACCTACTCGGCGCAAACTACCTGCTCGAAGCAGACACGACCACAGGTGCTACAAATCCAACCTTTCTGCTCAACCAGCTGCGAAAAACACTGGCAGCAAGAAAACATGCTTTTTCCCTGCTCTGGAAAGACGGTGCGTGGGATCTATTCATTTTCGTCCTCACGGAAACAGATCGCCTTTTTCACTTTCTCTTCGATGCAGTGGAAGAAGCAGACCACCCATGGCACAACGAGTGCTTGAGTCTGTTAGAAGAATGGGATGCTATGATTGGCGACGTGCTTGAATCCTACGATGCTCTGCCGGAGCCAAAACGGCTTATCTCATTGGCAGACCACGGATTCACACGACTTATCACCGAAGTTGATGTGAACGCCCTGTTACGCCAAATGGAACTATTCAAAACACACCTGCCGCCGGAAGCTTGCAGCGAGCTTGACCCGCAACAAATATCTACGAACTGCAAAGCGTTTGCACTTGACCCAGGACGTATTTACATCCACGCTACCAGTCGCTTTGCACGCGGACCAGTTGCAGACGCGGATGTTCCTGCGTTAGAACAGCACATAGCAGAACGCCTCATGTCCGTAACCTACAACGGACGTCCCGTGTTTAAAGAAATTCACAAAGGGCGGGAGCTTTATTCCGGAAAAATGGCGCGATTTGCGCCCAATCTCGTCTGCGAGGCCACCGCCGGATTTGATCTAAAGGCTAAATTCAACCGGCGCGAACCATTTGGATTTTTTGGACGCACCGGAACGCATACAGTGCAAGACACGTTCTTTTATGATAGCCAAAACGCACAGTATCAACGGGTGCGCGATGTTGGCGCTGAAATTTTACGACATTTTCATGTTACCGACAGGTAGCGGAGAGCCTTCGGCGATACTTCTTTGTTGCCTCCGGTGGCCAGAGAACCTTTTTAAAAAAAGGCTTCTCTGGACTCTCCAAAAACTTTTACTCGCGAGAACAGCATGTTATATACACAGCCTCGCGACTTATGCACCACTACCTTTTGGTTAACCACAATATCTTGTTACTAACCCACCAGACCCTCTAGTCTACAAATAAGATTTTTAGGAAGGGGGTCTGGGGGAGAACCCTTTTGCAAAAGGGTTTCCCCCAGCCGTCGGAGACAAAAAAACATTTTGCTCTACACGCCGGAGGCAACCCAAATATCACCATGATTGATTATAAGAATGAATTGAACCCTGCCCAGTACGAAGCGGCAACCACACTTGAAGGCCCTATGCTTGTTATTGCGGGTGCCGGTTCCGGCAAAACCCGCACACTGGTATACCGCCTTGCGAACATGATCGAGCAAGGCGTATCGCCTCACGAAATTTTGCTGCTCACCTTTACCCGCAAAGCCTCGCAAGAAATGCTCCAGCGTGCCACAGAGCTGCTTGGACACTCTGTGGGCAACATTACTGGCGGCACCTTCCACGCATTTGCGTACTCTGTTCTACGCCAGAATCCTCCGGAAGAATACGAAGGTAGTCTTTCCATTATGGACTCTGCGGACGCTAATGGTGCGCTGAAGTACTGCAAAGATACGCTTGCTATCGGCAAGGGTGACAAGTCATTCCCTAAGATTCAGACAGTCATGGGCATGTTATCCAAGAGCCGTAACAAGGAGATGGATCTGCACGACATCCTTCGCCGTGAAGCATTCCACCTTGCTGCATACCGCGATGACATTGCTACCATCGGTACTGAATACGAACAGTACAAAGCTCAACACGGCTTGCTGGACTATGATGACTTGCTCTTTAAGCTTGAGCATCTTCTGACCACGAATAAAGAAGTGCGCGAATACTACCAGCAGCGCTTCAAATACATCATGGTAGACGAATATCAGGATACCAACCTCGTTCAGGCTCGCATCGTGCGTCTGCTCGCAGGCGGTCACGGCAACGTTATGGCTGTAGGTGATGATGCCCAGTCAATCTATGCGTTCCGTGGTGCAAACGTGCAGAACATTCTGGATTTCCCGAAACTGTTCCCGGGCTGCAAAATGGTTAAGCTGGAAGAAAACTATCGTTCCATCCAGCCTATTCTCGACTTAACCAACTCCATTCTTGCAGAAGCACCGCAGGCATTCCAAAAGAACCTGTTCTCCAACAAGAAAGATGGACGTAAGCCGGAAGTGCTTATCCCTCTTTCTGACCTGACACAGGCTAAAATGGTCGTGGATAAAATCGGCAAGCTGCGTAAGAAGTACAAAAACAAAGAAATTGCTGTTCTGTTCCGCGCTGGGTACCAGTCCTACCATGTGGAAATGCAGCTCAATAAGCTTGGTTTAAAATTCCGCAAATTCGGTGGACTGAAGTACTCCGACGCAGCACACGTTAAAGACGTTATGAGCTACGTTCGCCTGCTCATTAACCCGCTTGATTTGCCAGCGTTCCATCGCCTCACTGCCAATATTAAAGGCGTAGGCCCAAAAACCTCTATTCGAATTTACGAAGCAACACAGGCAGAAGACCCGACCAAGTTGCAGAAAGCGCTTGTAAGGTACCCTGACTTACGTGAAGACCTCGACCTAATCGACTCATTACGTCGTCAGCGCCTTGAGCCTGTAGAACTGCTTGAAGAAGTGTTGGTACATTACAAACCAAGACTCAAAACTATCTACCCTGACGACTACCCGCGTCGTGAGCATGGTCTTGAGCAGCTTGTGCAAATTGCGTCTGGATATTCTGATATCGATCTGTTCTTGTCCGATCTTTCTTTGGAAGACCCGACACAGAAACAGGAAGACGAGGAACAGGACCTCATTACCCTGTCCACAATCCATTCCGCAAAAGGTCTAGAGTGGGATGCCGTAATCCTTATCGACTTGGTGGAAGACCGCTTCCCGTCTCGTCATGCTGTGCAAAAAGCAGAAGAATTTGAAGAAGAACGACGCCTCATGTACGTTGCGTGTACCCGCGCCCGTAAGTATCTCGGCTTATTTGTTCCATCTTCTCTCTACGCACGCGGTACAGGTGGTAATGAACCGGCTATTCCAAGCCCGTTTGTACGCGATATCCCAGGCTCTCTTTATGAGGAGTGGCGTGAGAACTACTCAGGCACCGTAACGCAGACAGCGCGCCCTACAAGCACACCACCTCACCGTGCACCACAAAAGAGTAGCAGCAGTACACCAAAGCCATCCGCAAGCTCAGCACCATCCAGTGCCATCAGTGGTGGTAAATTAGGTTACTGCACACACAAGATTTTTGGTCGCGGTAAAATTGTCCAGCATCTACCGCCGGACAAATACCGTGTAAACTTCCCAGGCTTCGGACTTAAAGTCATTATGGAAGCATACTTGGTTATGGAAGACTAATCCAATATCCATGACGAATGCCGACAAACACGTTATTCTTACAGTTGCAGAAATTTGTCGGGCGCCAACACTCAGGAGCTTTTCCATGACGCATAAGTTATCTTCCGAAGTTGATTTTTTAGATTGTATTGATCGCCATTTTCCAAACAGTCATCCTCACCTTATTGTAGGACGCGGTGACGACTGTGCTGTGCTTTCATGCCCTGAGCGCATATGCTTGTCTTCAGACTTGTTTCTGGAAGATATCCATTTTCGCGAACAATACTTTTCCCCAGCAGACATTGGCCATAAAGCTCTAGCCGTCAGTTTGAGCGACATTGCCGCCTCTGGCGCAGTTCCGCTTGGATTTACTCTCGACCTCATGGTTCCAGAAGGGCGAAATCAGGTCTATTGGGATGAGTTTTTCAATGGAATGGCAAGTCTTGCACAGCAATACAATGTTCCACTCGCGGGTGGTGATCTTTCAAAATCACCAATTTTAGGAACATCCGTAACCATCTGGGGCGCACCAACACGCGCCGCAGGCGGCACACCTGTATTCCTTAACCGCACCGGCTGCTCCGAAGGGGACATCATTTTCCTTATAGGAACAATCGGGCTTGCACGCACAGGACTTAACGCTCTCGAAACCATTGGGCGCAACGCAATGGAAGAATATCCCGCAGCAACCAACGCACATCTACGCCCAATGCCTCAAATTGAAGCCGGACAAATTCTATCTGGTTACAGCAGCATAACGCTTATGGATTTATCCGACGGGCTTGCACGCGATATTCCACGCCTTCTCGGCGAAAAGACCGCATCATCAGCTGACAAACCGTCCACAAAAGGTGCCAGCATCAATATTACAACTGACATGCTGCATGCAGAACAACTGTCCTATGCACAGAAGCATAATCTTGATCCCGTCTTCGAAGCTTTCAAAGGCGGCGAAGATTATGCGCTTCTGGGAACGTGCCCAGCTTCCATCTTTGCGGAACTCGTTGTAAAACTTCCTCAAATGCAAAAGCTCGGCATCGTAACCAGCAATGGGCAGATTGTAGTTAATGGACAAGCCACCACAGAACATGGGTTTGACCATTTCGCGTAATTAACGAGCAAAGGGATATCTTTGAGTTTATTGCCTCCGGCGGGGAAGGGCTTTGCCCCTCCACCCCACAAGGGGGAGCCCCCCCTTGACCGGCATAACGTGCAGGCGAGTTATCGCCCGTAAACAATGACCA
This sequence is a window from Halodesulfovibrio marinisediminis DSM 17456. Protein-coding genes within it:
- a CDS encoding ATP-dependent helicase, which translates into the protein MIDYKNELNPAQYEAATTLEGPMLVIAGAGSGKTRTLVYRLANMIEQGVSPHEILLLTFTRKASQEMLQRATELLGHSVGNITGGTFHAFAYSVLRQNPPEEYEGSLSIMDSADANGALKYCKDTLAIGKGDKSFPKIQTVMGMLSKSRNKEMDLHDILRREAFHLAAYRDDIATIGTEYEQYKAQHGLLDYDDLLFKLEHLLTTNKEVREYYQQRFKYIMVDEYQDTNLVQARIVRLLAGGHGNVMAVGDDAQSIYAFRGANVQNILDFPKLFPGCKMVKLEENYRSIQPILDLTNSILAEAPQAFQKNLFSNKKDGRKPEVLIPLSDLTQAKMVVDKIGKLRKKYKNKEIAVLFRAGYQSYHVEMQLNKLGLKFRKFGGLKYSDAAHVKDVMSYVRLLINPLDLPAFHRLTANIKGVGPKTSIRIYEATQAEDPTKLQKALVRYPDLREDLDLIDSLRRQRLEPVELLEEVLVHYKPRLKTIYPDDYPRREHGLEQLVQIASGYSDIDLFLSDLSLEDPTQKQEDEEQDLITLSTIHSAKGLEWDAVILIDLVEDRFPSRHAVQKAEEFEEERRLMYVACTRARKYLGLFVPSSLYARGTGGNEPAIPSPFVRDIPGSLYEEWRENYSGTVTQTARPTSTPPHRAPQKSSSSTPKPSASSAPSSAISGGKLGYCTHKIFGRGKIVQHLPPDKYRVNFPGFGLKVIMEAYLVMED
- a CDS encoding methyl-accepting chemotaxis protein translates to MKLLSNISMKPKLIGYFLAVGLLPLFVVGIISMNSASSALMHQAYSQLETVTESKKLEILDIQEEWKSSLRGLVGTVGHLKESAFEKMQIIERQRKKEIEAYFIEQTSILTMLGRDSDLNRITYEFTQLSRAGAKDSEAWRSLNSSSGWRMRNLCRKNGWADVLLISPEGQIVYSSKKHSDLGESLTTGRLKRTELAKAFKEISSKSHRIKFADFEVYTPAGERPVAFIITRLIDAQRGLSGYIAVAIPETAMNLIAQERTGLGTSGEVYFVSLEGRKPSLRSTLVTLGGGDFGIGTLVSTDYLQIAQETGKPVEGLFVDSFGTLCMVLLEPLNIAGVKWAVVVKINLEEVLANESDGGSSLFKDFAAESGFADLYLIQKDGYIFYSVQRESDYHTNIETGEFSNTKLGEVFRKVMETGQPVISDFAPYGPSNGLPYAFLAQPVVQDGEVQFVVGLQMPLDSINKIMKQRAGMGKTGQCYIVGSDNRMRSRTYLDPDNRNVAASFAGTVEKNGVDTEATRLALSGQSGTKEIIGYSGSIVLSAFSPLEFGSSTWALIAEIDQDEVTTPVALLKKNVWIVSLVIGGLVAIFAYLIAVSITKPLGRVVEFSKQIACGNFGVSLNIEQNDEIGQLASAVRAIPQTLHEVTGVVDSVSAAVSRGNLRERGDAGQFYGGYNEIIRNTNALCDVFVEFLDAMPMVLMSVDTNSNILFMNQFGEHVGAGVVPQDAAGNKCFDVLHSTDCRTERCVCNRTIESRVKESSEADLVIDGEGSHASFSAIPICVENEVVGALKIIVDQTEITKAQNKMRELAESAVDISSQLSSAAEELSAQIEQSSKGADIQRERASQTATSMDQMNATVLEVAQNASHAAENSEQTRVTAQNGASAVQDVLETIGAVNAISHQLTISMEELTAQVTSIGEVMDVINDIADQTNLLALNAAIEAARAGDAGRGFAVVADEVRKLAENTMSATDRVGTAIKSIQKVTQQNMDEAQRTVEAVERSSAQAQRSGELLSSILLYANDSADQVRVIATAAEEQSAAAEEVSRATDEINKISFETSQAMTQSASAVTELASLAERLNSLISEMR
- a CDS encoding alkaline phosphatase family protein, encoding MLGLDGLPLSLAKRLAATGRFPSLARLTADATEIKAELPELSPVNWTSFYTAAGPGEHGVYGFTRIHSRGYTMGLCNFEQPQHPTIFDRLAEKGLRSRSINLPNTYPARPINGMLISGFVAEELSQAVYPKFLLNLLGANYLLEADTTTGATNPTFLLNQLRKTLAARKHAFSLLWKDGAWDLFIFVLTETDRLFHFLFDAVEEADHPWHNECLSLLEEWDAMIGDVLESYDALPEPKRLISLADHGFTRLITEVDVNALLRQMELFKTHLPPEACSELDPQQISTNCKAFALDPGRIYIHATSRFARGPVADADVPALEQHIAERLMSVTYNGRPVFKEIHKGRELYSGKMARFAPNLVCEATAGFDLKAKFNRREPFGFFGRTGTHTVQDTFFYDSQNAQYQRVRDVGAEILRHFHVTDR
- the thiL gene encoding thiamine-phosphate kinase; its protein translation is MTHKLSSEVDFLDCIDRHFPNSHPHLIVGRGDDCAVLSCPERICLSSDLFLEDIHFREQYFSPADIGHKALAVSLSDIAASGAVPLGFTLDLMVPEGRNQVYWDEFFNGMASLAQQYNVPLAGGDLSKSPILGTSVTIWGAPTRAAGGTPVFLNRTGCSEGDIIFLIGTIGLARTGLNALETIGRNAMEEYPAATNAHLRPMPQIEAGQILSGYSSITLMDLSDGLARDIPRLLGEKTASSADKPSTKGASINITTDMLHAEQLSYAQKHNLDPVFEAFKGGEDYALLGTCPASIFAELVVKLPQMQKLGIVTSNGQIVVNGQATTEHGFDHFA